The DNA region TGGGGAAGCTGGCCGACACGGTCGCTAGGTTGCTGGAGAGGCAGATGCTGCGCTGGCATCCGGCCTATCAGAAGGCTTAGGAGGTATCGGAGATGAGTACTGTGGACTACGGCGCCTGGATCAGGGTACAGGGGCTCCGCAAGCGGTTCGGGCGCAACGAGGTGCTGAAGGGGCTGGACCTGGAGGTGGAGCCCGGACAGTTCGTGGCGATAGTGGGCCGCAGCGGCTGCGGCAAGAGCACGCTGCTTCGGTTGCTGTCGGGCCTGGAGGCGCCCGATGAGGGCTGGATCGAGATCAACGGCCGGCCATTGAGCGGCAGGAACCCCGCCGCCAGGGTGATGTTCCAGGACGCCAGGCTCTTGCCCTGGAAGAGGGTGCTGGATAACGTGGCCCTGGGCCGCAGGGATGCTCCCCTGGAGGAGGCGAGGGCGATGCTGAGGCACGTGGGGCTGGCCGGCAGGGAGCGCGACTGGCCCGCCCAGCTGTCGGGCGGCCAGAAGCAGCGCGTGGCGCTCGCCCGCGCCCTGCTCTCGCATCCTGCTATGCTGCTGCTCGATGAGCCCCTGGGGGCCCTGGACGCCCTCACGCGCATCGAGATGCAGGGGCTGGTGGAGTCGCTCTGGTGGCGAGGCCGCTTCACGGCCATCATGGTGACGCACGACGTGGAGGAGGCCGTGGCTCTCGCCGACCGCGTGGTGCTGCTGGAGCACGGCAGGGTGGCCCTCGACGAGTGGGTGGACCTGGATCGCCCCCGCAAGAGGGGCGACCAGCGATTCGGGGCCATCAAGGAGAGGCTGTTGTCCCGCGTCATGCAGGGCGGGGCTGTGGACCAGCCCGCCGGCTCGGAGGACTCCCTGCCCGTGGAGAAGGTGGCGGTCAGCCTAGGCAGCTCGTAGGGGTTTCCCCCCTTGTCCCCTCAGCTGCCGACCGTGGAGGGGAGGGCTCGAGCCCTCCCTACTCCCCTATCTCCCGCTCGAACGCCTGTACTTCCTCCACCGAGGTCAGCGCTCCTATCTCCAGGTAGTAATCGACCTCTTCCCCGGGCTGCAGGAACCTCAGCCTGCCCTCCTCGCGGAGCACGTGGCGAGGGGTCTCCCAGTAGTTGGCCGGCTCGAGCGCGCAGACGTAGTCCCTGGCGCCCATCATCTTCCATTGCGCCAGGCAAGGCAGCTCGGCCGCGCGGTACCTGATGAACGCCCCGAAGCCCAGCTGCCGGTTGACTATGGCCGCGCGCACCATGCCATCGGCGCCCACGCGCGGCTGGTGGAAGAACACCTGCTCGCGGAAGTCCGCCTGTGGGGCCTCGAAGAGGTGCCAGCGGTCCACGCCAGCCCTCGCGTCCTCGTCCCTGGGCCGCACGGCCTCGTCCGCCAGCAGCACCTCGGAGTCGGGGCTGACCACCGGGAACCCGAAGTTGCAGTGGTAGAGGATCATGTGGGGCGTGGGGCGGTAGCCGTCGTTGCGCACCCTGTCGTGGATGGCCAGGTGGTTGGCTCCCAGGCGGGTGGAGATGGTCCGCTCCAGGGTGAGGTACTCCCCGAACAGGACGGCCTGACGGGTCACGCCCGTGAGCTCGAGGGTGTAATCATCGCCCTGCCAGCCCTCACGGACTTGGCAGCTGCTCGCCGCGCAGTGGGAGATGCGCCCGTGCAGCCCCAGCTCCTCCCCCTGGTCCACCTCGGGGTGCCCGAAGTGCGTGAGCCCGCAGGTCGTGACCAGCCCCCCTCCGAACGTGCGCGCCCAGCCGTCGCCCCGGGGCTCGTAGAGCGCTGGTCCTCCCAGCGCCGGGTGCAGCCAGGCGAGGGGCCTGCCCGCGTGCTCCGCAAGCCATATATCCATGGCGCGGTCGAGCAGCACCTGGAACTCGAACCCGGAGCCCGTCCGCACCGTCGCCACCCGCATCCCCCGAGCCCTGCCGTCCGTGAGCTCCCCGAGCTGGATCCCCGCCAGTTGGAACATGTAGCCCGTCATCCTCTCGAGCTCGT from Thermobaculum terrenum ATCC BAA-798 includes:
- a CDS encoding ABC transporter ATP-binding protein; protein product: MSTVDYGAWIRVQGLRKRFGRNEVLKGLDLEVEPGQFVAIVGRSGCGKSTLLRLLSGLEAPDEGWIEINGRPLSGRNPAARVMFQDARLLPWKRVLDNVALGRRDAPLEEARAMLRHVGLAGRERDWPAQLSGGQKQRVALARALLSHPAMLLLDEPLGALDALTRIEMQGLVESLWWRGRFTAIMVTHDVEEAVALADRVVLLEHGRVALDEWVDLDRPRKRGDQRFGAIKERLLSRVMQGGAVDQPAGSEDSLPVEKVAVSLGSS
- a CDS encoding aldose 1-epimerase family protein, producing the protein MTQLYGKQYSKDELERMTGYMFQLAGIQLGELTDGRARGMRVATVRTGSGFEFQVLLDRAMDIWLAEHAGRPLAWLHPALGGPALYEPRGDGWARTFGGGLVTTCGLTHFGHPEVDQGEELGLHGRISHCAASSCQVREGWQGDDYTLELTGVTRQAVLFGEYLTLERTISTRLGANHLAIHDRVRNDGYRPTPHMILYHCNFGFPVVSPDSEVLLADEAVRPRDEDARAGVDRWHLFEAPQADFREQVFFHQPRVGADGMVRAAIVNRQLGFGAFIRYRAAELPCLAQWKMMGARDYVCALEPANYWETPRHVLREEGRLRFLQPGEEVDYYLEIGALTSVEEVQAFEREIGE